The Streptococcus iniae genome contains the following window.
CAGTCAACTCCTTAAGCACTTCAAACGTAACACAAGTAATGGGCAGATGTTCTGGAATTCTTGAGCACATCTCCTCTTCAACAAAGATATTCAAAAACCTTTGCTTGGATTTTAGAGCTTCTTCAAAAAGGTGCCAACCTTCAATGAGGTAGGAAGTTTTCCGGTTTTTCTTTACTAATAATTTTTTACTTGATTTAATCAAGGGGTTTGCTTTTGAACTTATTATCATGCTTCTATTATACCATATTCTCTTATCTTAGGATTTCAAAGGCTTAGGATTGGCTGGCTTTTTCTTAATTTTAACTGGGACTGTGTTATAATGAAGAAAAAGGAGATAGAGATGAAAAAAGTACGATTAATTGTTTCTGGAAGAGTCCAAGGTGTAGGTTTTCGCTATTCAACTTATGCCCTTGCACTTGAAATTGGTGATATCTATGGCAGAGTATGGAATAATGATGATGGCACCGTTGAAATTCTTGCTCAATCTGATAAGGCTAGTAAAATAGCTCTCTTTATACAGAAAATTCGTAAAGGTCCCTCTAGATGGTCAAAAGTCACTTATTTAGACGTGAAAATGGACAATTTCCCCGATTATAAGGATTTCAAAATGGCCAACTAAAATTCCAGCTACAGAACTATTGTTAATTTAACAAAAAAACAGTAGAATAGATAAGTATACTAAAAATTAAAGGATCAAAAACAGTGAAAATTAAATTAAATCGCATTCTCTTTTCAGGGCTTGCATTATCAATCCTACTAACTCTCTCAGGTTGTGTAGGCCGTGATTCTCACGGAAATCCCCAAGGAATGGTTTGGGACTATCTCGGTAAGCCCATGTCTTTCTTCATTGATTATTTCGCTAACAATGCTGCGCTTGGCTACGGAGTTGCCATTATTATCGTAACGATTATTGTTAGAACAATCATCCTTCCACTTGGTTTATATCAATCTTGGAAAGCTAGTTACCAGTCTGAAAAAATGGCCTACCTAAAACCAGTATTTGAGCCAATCAACCAACGTATGAAGAATGCTAGTAGTCCTGAAGAAAAAATGGCAGCCCAACAAGACTTAATGGCTGCTCAACGTGAAAATGGGATTAACATGCTTGGTGGCATGGGATGCCTACCACTTCTTATTCAAATGCCCTTTTTCTCAGCTATGTATTTTGCAGCACAATATACAAAAGGAGTTGCTACAAGTACCTTCTTAGGAATTGACCTTGGAAGTAAAAGTTTATTATTGACTGGTATCATTGCTATTCTTTACCTCTTCCAATCATGGCTCTCTATGCAAGCTGTTTCAGAAGAGCAACGGGCCCAAATGAAAGCCATGATGTATACAATGCCAATCGTGATGGTTGCCATGACACTAAGTCTTCCTGCTGGTGTTGGTCTCTACTGGCTTGTTGGTGGTTTCTTTAGTATTATTCAACAGTTGATCACCATGTTTATCATCAAACCAAAACTACGTGATAAAATTGAAGAAGAATTCAAAAATAATCCTCCAAAGGTAAGCCAACCTAACAGAGGTCGTAAAGATGTAACTGCTGGCAGTAAACCATCAACTGAACAAGCCATTATAACTCATCAAAAAACAAACCGTAATGCCGGAAAACAAGGTAAACGCCGTTAAAAGACAAAAAGG
Protein-coding sequences here:
- a CDS encoding acylphosphatase gives rise to the protein MKKVRLIVSGRVQGVGFRYSTYALALEIGDIYGRVWNNDDGTVEILAQSDKASKIALFIQKIRKGPSRWSKVTYLDVKMDNFPDYKDFKMAN
- the yidC gene encoding membrane protein insertase YidC, with amino-acid sequence MKIKLNRILFSGLALSILLTLSGCVGRDSHGNPQGMVWDYLGKPMSFFIDYFANNAALGYGVAIIIVTIIVRTIILPLGLYQSWKASYQSEKMAYLKPVFEPINQRMKNASSPEEKMAAQQDLMAAQRENGINMLGGMGCLPLLIQMPFFSAMYFAAQYTKGVATSTFLGIDLGSKSLLLTGIIAILYLFQSWLSMQAVSEEQRAQMKAMMYTMPIVMVAMTLSLPAGVGLYWLVGGFFSIIQQLITMFIIKPKLRDKIEEEFKNNPPKVSQPNRGRKDVTAGSKPSTEQAIITHQKTNRNAGKQGKRR